A genomic window from Accipiter gentilis chromosome 1, bAccGen1.1, whole genome shotgun sequence includes:
- the DTX3L gene encoding E3 ubiquitin-protein ligase DTX3L produces the protein MAAAPLLVRLCPAPDAGEKPMLKLQSYFQSGKRSGGGECEVRPGPEPGTYWVQFQQERDRKNVESRTDHVLEIGARRLKIVIQPGEGRLSKSQSTEQASSSYPVPSSSSPPQQEQQVAKGHGDTAREVLTQKIFLTVSATLNTSMFTEQQREKITIICPNLKREGNPDVDGSEKLTGDFTDIEKAYHYFKDILAGNDPNHDFSHSESKNGLKDESGLNSEEMHELTVPSALYEYFSHACKEQIKVLHERFGACVRSKDHNNGTTSLCFTSDKSPPSIQRANDFFIRTFQKSVEDLKQEKIPVTNSYTLNETIMKLNARYNNLLAKEEGNQLLLRGPASEILAAKKFLAEEGENSQAEKNMKISSEWYKYRNGIEVDASVYKLLETILSKEIEDIKDKYDTVIEKKDSSHGQKMVIIFRPRIKTSDMSSHATESFINTFQSAFAMLREKLISLKLSEDQKERLNMLVNGKLLEDLHVKLTKKEDKFILNGLPKYLYAAEKHIMNLITEDSTQTKHWTPLSSHLSYQEATGPSAKKDNSRQKNDLSSKEQSKAKTEEEDKDVCPICMERINNKEILRKCNHAFCKICIDQAMTYKQACPVCNTVYGLMKGDQPEGTMSTRTVSSSLPGYPKCGTIEITYSMYGGIQTSNHPNPGKPYCATSRRAYLPDNKEGREVLQLLRRAFNQKLIFTVGQSCTTGAKGVITWNDIHHKTSTAGGPMNFGYPDPDYLKRVRSELKARGIE, from the exons ATGGCGGCGGCGCCGCTGCTGGTGCGGCTCTGCCCCGCGCCCGACGCCGGCGAGAAGCCGATGCTGAAGCTCCAGAGCTACTTCCAGTCAGGGAAGCGGTCGGGGGGCGGCGAATGCGAGGTGCGGCCGGGTCCCGAGCCCGGCACCTACTGGGTGCAGTTCCAGCAGGAGCGAG ACAGGAAGAACGTGGAATCCCGCACGGATCACGtcttggaaatcggtgccagacGCCTGAAGATAGTCATCCAGCCGGGAGAAGGGCGCCTGAGCAAGAGCCAGTCCACAGAGCAGGCCTCCTCCAGCTACCCCGTCCCTTCCAGCTCTTCCCCAcctcagcaggagcagcaggtggCCAAAGGCCACGGAGACACGGCAAGAGAAGTCCTTACCCAAAAG ATCTTTCTTACAGTATCTGCAACTTTGAATACCAGTATGTTCActgaacagcaaagagaaaaaattaccATTATATGTccaaatttaaaaagagaaggaaatcctGATGTTGATGGCTCTGAAAAACTGACAGGAGATTTTACAGATATTGAAAAAGCTTATCACTACTTTAAGGATATCCTTGCAGGCAATGACCCAAACCATGATTTTTCACATTCTGAAAGTAAGAATGGTTTGAAAGATGAAAGTGGTCTGAATAGTGAAGAAATGCATGAGCTTACAGTTCCGTCAGCTCTCTATGAATATTTCAGTCATGCCTGCAAAGAACAAATCAAAGTACTACATGAACGTTTTGGAGCCTGTGTAAGAAGTAAAGATCATAACAATGGAACCACATCATTATGCTTCACTTCTGATAAAAGTCCTCCATCAATACAAAGAGCTAATGATTTTTTTATCAgaacttttcagaaaagtgtAGAAgatctgaaacaggaaaaaattccCGTAACAAACAGTTACACATTAAATGAGacaataatgaaattaaatgctAGGTATAATAATCTTCTTGCCAAAGAGGAAGGGAATCAGTTGCTACTCCGTGGTCCAGCCAGTGAGATTTTAGCTGCCAAAAAATTTCTAGCAGAGGAAGGTGAGAACAGTCAAGctgaaaagaatatgaaaatatcATCTGAATGGTACAAATACAGGAATGGAATTGAAGTTGATGCTTCTGTATATAAATTGCTGGAAACAATATTAAGCAAAGAAATTGAAGACATTAAAGACAAATATGATActgtaatagaaaagaaagacagtTCACATGGCCAGAAGATGGTTATAATATTTAGGCCTAGGATCAAAACTTCTGATATGTCTTCACATGCTACTGAAAGTTTCATCAATACATTTCAGAGTGCCTTTGCAATGCTAAGAGAAAAACTCATCAGCTTGaagctttcagaagatcagaagGAAAGATTAAATATGCTAGTCAATGGAAAACTATTAGAAGATCTGCATGTAAAACTCACGAAGAAGGAAGACAAATTCATCTTAAATGGTTTACCAAAATATCTTTATGCCGCTGAAAAGCACATTATGAACCTTATCACTGAAGACTCAACACAAACTAAACATTGGACACCACTGTCCTCTCATCTCAGCTATCAAGAAGCTACAGGACCGTCTGCAAAGAAAGACAACAGCAGGCAAAAGAATGATCTTTCTTCTAAAGAACAGTCTAAggcaaagacagaagaagaagACAAAGATGTGTGTCCGATTTGCATGGAGAGAATTAATAacaaagaaatactgagaaaatgtAATCATGCGTTTTGCAAAATTTGCATCGACCAGGCCATGACTTATAAGCAAGCTTGTCCTGTTTGTAATACTGTCTATGGACTCATGAAAGGAGACCAACCAGAGGGAACAATGTCAACTAGAACAGTGTCTTCATCTCTTCCTGGTTATCCCAAGTGTGGTACTATTGAGATTACCTACAGTATGTACGGTGGTATTCAAACC AGCAACCATCCAAACCCAGGGAAACCTTATTGTGCAACTTCTCGAAGAGCATATTTACCTGACAATAAGGAAGGGCGAGAAGTTCTGCAGCTCCTCAGAAGAGCCTTTAACCAAAAGTTGATCTTTACAGTGGGGCAGTCATGTACTACTGGTGCAAAAGGTGTTATCACATGGAATGATATTCACCACAAAACTTCTACAGCTGGAGGACCTATGAA TTTTGGTTACCCTGATCCTGATTATTTGAAGCGGGTTCGATCAGAATTGAAAGCAAGAGGAATTGAATAA
- the FAIM gene encoding fas apoptotic inhibitory molecule 1 isoform X2, whose product MTDLVAIWEVALSDGVHKIEFEHGTTSGKRVVYVDGKEEIRKEWMFKLVGKETFTVGAAKTKATINIDAVSGFAYEYTLEINGKSLKKYMENRSKTTNTWVLSLGGMDYRVVLEKDTMDVWCNGQKMETAGEFVEDGTETHFSVGDHSCCIKAVSSGKRKEGIIHTLIVDDREIPEAVE is encoded by the exons ATGACAGATTTGGTGGCTATTTGGGAAGTAGCTTTAAGTGATGGTGTTCATAAGATTGAATTTGAACATGGGACCACTTCAGGAAAACGTGTTGTCTATGTTGACGGAAAG gaagaaataagaaaagaatgGATGTTTAAATTAGTGGGTAAAGAAACATTCACTGTTGGAGCAGCCAAAACAAAAGCTACTATCAACATTGATGCAGTCAGTGGCTTTGCATATGAATATACTTTGGAGATCAATGGAAAGAGTCTCAAGAAGTATATGGAGAACAGGTCAAAAACAACCAACACTTGGGTACTGAGCTTGGGTGGTATGGACTATAGAGTTGTTCTAG AAAAGGACACTATGGATGTGTGGTGCAATGGTCAAAAAATGGAAACAGCG GGTGAATTTGTAGAAGATGGGACTGAAACTCACTTCAGTGTTGGTGATCACAGCTGTTGCATTAAGGCTGTCAGTAGTGGAAAACGAAAGGAAGGAATTATTCATACCCTTATTGTGGATGACAGAGAAATCCCAGAGGCTGTGGAGTAG
- the FAIM gene encoding fas apoptotic inhibitory molecule 1 isoform X1, which translates to MASREEITVYEDEVRSRYSHLEKMTDLVAIWEVALSDGVHKIEFEHGTTSGKRVVYVDGKEEIRKEWMFKLVGKETFTVGAAKTKATINIDAVSGFAYEYTLEINGKSLKKYMENRSKTTNTWVLSLGGMDYRVVLEKDTMDVWCNGQKMETAGEFVEDGTETHFSVGDHSCCIKAVSSGKRKEGIIHTLIVDDREIPEAVE; encoded by the exons ATGGCATCCCGTGAGGAGATTACTGTCTATGAAGATGAAGTAag GTCTCGGTACAGCCACTTAGAGAAGATGACAGATTTGGTGGCTATTTGGGAAGTAGCTTTAAGTGATGGTGTTCATAAGATTGAATTTGAACATGGGACCACTTCAGGAAAACGTGTTGTCTATGTTGACGGAAAG gaagaaataagaaaagaatgGATGTTTAAATTAGTGGGTAAAGAAACATTCACTGTTGGAGCAGCCAAAACAAAAGCTACTATCAACATTGATGCAGTCAGTGGCTTTGCATATGAATATACTTTGGAGATCAATGGAAAGAGTCTCAAGAAGTATATGGAGAACAGGTCAAAAACAACCAACACTTGGGTACTGAGCTTGGGTGGTATGGACTATAGAGTTGTTCTAG AAAAGGACACTATGGATGTGTGGTGCAATGGTCAAAAAATGGAAACAGCG GGTGAATTTGTAGAAGATGGGACTGAAACTCACTTCAGTGTTGGTGATCACAGCTGTTGCATTAAGGCTGTCAGTAGTGGAAAACGAAAGGAAGGAATTATTCATACCCTTATTGTGGATGACAGAGAAATCCCAGAGGCTGTGGAGTAG